In Embleya scabrispora, the DNA window GAGCAGCACCGAAGAAACACCCGTCTCCCTCGGCACCGAGTTCGTGCTCTCGGCGACCGGTTGGGCGAAGGCGTTGCACTACTGGCGCGCCACCGAGGCGGAACTCGGCACCGTCACCGGCGCCATCTACGCCGTCGACACCGACGCCGAGATCGACGGGACCGCCGTCACCTTCGTCGTCTCCGGCGTCGGATGGCAGACCTACACCCTGGCCGCGCCGGTCCGCCTCGAGGCGGACACCCGCTACGTCGTGTCGGTCCACCACCCGAATCGCTACGCCATGGGCCTCGGCGCGTACTTCTCAGCCGGGCCCGGCGCAGCGGGCATCACCAACGGCATCATCACGGCACCACCGACCTCGGCGGTCACCTCACCCAACGGACAGGGCCGTTACGAGTACGGGCCCACCCGCGTCGCCCCCCGCCAAACGTTCAACGCGAACGCCTACCTGTCGGACGTCACCGTCGGCGACACCGACCCGGGCGGCACTGTGCTCACCCCCGTGGGGATCCCCGGAACCGCCACCGTCGGCACCCCCACACTCACCCCCGACCCCGTCACCCTCACTCCCCAGGGCATCGACGGCACCTCGACCGTCGGCCTACCCACCCTGGCACCGAGGCCCGTCACCCTTGCCCCCCAGGGCATCGCATCCGGGGCAATCATCGGCGAACCGACCCTGACAGCGACGGCGACCCTGACCCCCCAAGGCATCGGCTCCACCTCCACCGTCGGCACGCCCGGCCTCACCCCGGGCACCGTCGTCCTGCGGCCCGTCGGCATCCCGAGCACCGCCAGGGTCGGCGAACCCGTGATCCGTCTCCCCGGCGACCACAGCCACGACATCAGCCTGGGCGCGCTCACCGACCCGTGGACCCTCGGCGCCCTCGCATGAGAGGCACCCCGTGATCACTCTCGTCGAAGTCCGCCGCAACCGCCTCACCCGCAAACACCTCGCCGTGCCCGTCGCCCGCGCCGGTGCCGCCCCGGACCCGGCCTGGGGCGTCGAGTTCGCATTCGTCGACCGCGACACACGCCCCGGCGACGCCGACTGGATCACGGGGGAGTGGGACGGACCCCGCGCCCAGATCCTCGTCGGCCCCGGCGGCACCGCAACCCCCGCCGTCGGCATCCACACCGTCTGGCTGCGCATCACCGCCGCACCCGAACTCGTCGTCGAACCCGTCGGCATCCTCGACATCACCTGACGGAGCACCGTGACCGACACCGCCACACGCCGCATCCGCTGCCGGATCCCCTACGCCGTCCACCTCTACCCGGACGGCATGCCCGCCGCCCTCATCGAGGACCTGGCGCGCAAATCGTTCGCACGCTCCGGCATCACCCTCCCCGAACACCCCAGCCTCGAGGTCCACACCGCCGACGAGGACGAGTTGGCGATCATGTTCCTCGGCCGCACCCACGAGGGCCTGGGCGCCCACGTCGTGGAGTACACGACGAACCGGACGGAGCAGCAGTGACCCGCGACCTCCTCGTCCTCGTCCCCACCCGCGGCCGGCCCCACGCCGTCGCCGAGCTCCTCGACACCTGGCACTGCGGGCCGTCCACCGACCTCCTCCTCGGCGTCGACGACGACGACCCCGAACTCCCCGCGTACCGCGCCCTGATCGAAGCCCACAACGAACCGGCAGTCATTCTCCAGACCGGCCCGCGGCTGCGCCTCGGCGGCACCCTCAACGCCCTCGCCGCCGAACACGCCCCCCACTACCGCGCGATCGCGTTCATGGGCGACGACCACCGCCCCCGCACCATCGGCTGGGACACCGCGCTCCTCGCCGAACTCGACCGCCTGCGCGCCGAGCGCGGCGCCGGCCTGGTCTACGGCGACGACCTCCTCATGGGGGAGCGCCTGCCCACCGCCGTCGCCATGACGAGCAACATCGTCACCACCCTCGGCCGCATGGTCCCCACCGGCTTGATCCACCTGTACCTGGACAACTACTGGCTCGACCTCGGCCACGCCCTCGACGCCATCACCTACATGCCGAACGTGGTCATCGAGCACCTGCACCCCAGCGCCGGCAAGGCCGCGTGGGACCAGCGCTACGACGAGGTCAACACCCCCGAGATGTACGACGCCGACCAAGCCACATACGAGGCATTCGCCGCCGCCGGTGGCCTGGACCGCGACGCCGCCCGCATCCGGGAGGACCCGTGTCGATCCTGACGTGCACCGGATGCGGGGCGACCAAGGCCGAACCGGACGGCACACCCACCGACCACTTCCCCTCGGAGCACTGCGGCCAGTGCCCGCCCTGGCGCTGCAACCAATGCGGCGACCCGTGCTCGGCCACGAACCCGTGCGGCTGTTGGGTCACCTTCGAAGGCATGGCGTTCGCCGACATCAAGGCCCACCTGGCCGCAGCCGGCTTCGACCTCGCGATCCCGA includes these proteins:
- a CDS encoding DUF4082 domain-containing protein, with amino-acid sequence MTDFRIWPNTDGRTESSTEETPVSLGTEFVLSATGWAKALHYWRATEAELGTVTGAIYAVDTDAEIDGTAVTFVVSGVGWQTYTLAAPVRLEADTRYVVSVHHPNRYAMGLGAYFSAGPGAAGITNGIITAPPTSAVTSPNGQGRYEYGPTRVAPRQTFNANAYLSDVTVGDTDPGGTVLTPVGIPGTATVGTPTLTPDPVTLTPQGIDGTSTVGLPTLAPRPVTLAPQGIASGAIIGEPTLTATATLTPQGIGSTSTVGTPGLTPGTVVLRPVGIPSTARVGEPVIRLPGDHSHDISLGALTDPWTLGALA